The following proteins are encoded in a genomic region of Alnus glutinosa chromosome 8, dhAlnGlut1.1, whole genome shotgun sequence:
- the LOC133876293 gene encoding F-box protein At1g55000-like, giving the protein MNQAQAKPEPVRKRLYSFTTLLREVMEIKSLNNMIYSKERLLIPISNPDILVNGTCYMELDSYAKREVAVLYLEGGPDRKSSHLLKKMTSEQGKRMVLDSLERSMQVDDGTAQYYLSISNGDPLAALPEFSEDLRWERQEGLA; this is encoded by the exons ATGAACCAAGCCCAAGCCAAGCCCGAGCCTGTTCGCAAGCGGCTTTATTCATTTACAACCCTACTGCGTGAG GTTATGGAGATAAAAAGTTTGAACAACATGATATACTCAAAGGAGAGGTTGTTAATCCCTATAAGCAATCCTGATATTCTTGTAAATGGGACATGCTACATGGAGCTAGATAGCTATGCGAAAAGGGAAGTGGCAGTGTTGTATCTTGAAGGTGGTCCTGATAGAAAGTCTAGCCATTTGCTGAAGAAGATGACTTCTGAACAAGGGAAGAGGATGGTTCTTGATTCGTTGGAGAGAAGCATGCAAGTTGATGATGGGACTGCCCAATATTACTTGTCTATTTCTAATGGCGATCCTCTGGCTGCACTCCCTGAATTTTCCGAGGACCTTAGGTGGGAGAGGCAAGAGGGCTTGGCCTAG